A window of Bactrocera dorsalis isolate Fly_Bdor chromosome 4, ASM2337382v1, whole genome shotgun sequence genomic DNA:
TTGAAGAACCTATTATGTCTTCTTCACCACTCGGTGGAGAAGATGATACTACCGAGATAATTACTACTACGCCGAAACCACCTCGCCGTTGCGAACCGCTCAAATTGAACTACTGCCGCTCGATCGGTTACAATATCACGACATATCCAAATTTTCTGGGGCATCACTCGTTTGAGGAGGTACAAGCGGACGTGATTGCTTTTCGCGAATTAGTCGATGCCGAGTGTTTTCGTGAAGCTTTCGATTTTGTTTGCCGTTTACTGCAGCCACCCTGTGATACGCATGGTTCATTCGAACCGACGCCAGGTGTGATGTGTCGCGAATATTGTCAGCTCTTCATGAGGGGTTGCGGTAGTCGTTTGCCGGCACGTTTCAAGCGATTTTTCGATTGTGAAACTTTTCCGGAATCGACGGGCATACAGAGTTGCCATCACAAGCCACATTGTGCACACGATTTGCAGAACAATGCACAAAGTCCGCGTCTCTGTGACGGTTTCGTGGATTGCCCTGATTTCTCTGATGAACGCACTTGCACTTTCTGTACAGCGAATTCATTATATTGTGGTAGAGGGCGCGCTTGTGTGCCACGTAAGGCGCGTTGCGATGGCAAAGCTGACTGTCCAGATGGTTCGGATGAAAAAGATTGTCGTGAGTATTAAATAAATCGAGTGCATATATGAATGAAGTGTTACGCAGAGAATATTTGagcttggtttttttttaatttacagttGCTATAGCACCACTGGCTGCCGATCTCTTAAAGCCCGAGCCTTTGGTGCCCTATTTACCACGCTTCCATTCAGAAGGTTTCGCGGTATTTTCCGAAAAAGGTGTTGTGGGAAAATTGTGTGCAGAAGGTCTGGAAGCAGATAGCAAATTGATAGTACGTCAAACAGTGGCAGAATCGCTTTGCAAATCCCTCGGCTATGAGTAAGTAAAAGaagtgatatttttttaaatttgattttaactttccattcaaattcgTGCAGATCCGTAGAAATATTTGAGGTGCGCAACGATACAGAACAAGTAGAAGATTACGTGCGTGTGCTAGATCCTCACGCGCCGGAGATATCTTTTATACGCACTCACTGTCAGAAGCGGCAGGTACTCTACGTCGGTTGTGGTGAGCTACAGTGTGGGGTGCAGTCGGTATTATCGCCCAAACAATATCTGTCGTTGCCAAAGATGTCCTCACCTGGTGATTGGCCTTGGTTGGTGGCGCTCTATCGCGAGGACATACATGTGTGTGATGGAACACTGGTTCGTATATAATCTTACGTTTTAGGTTTCTCGTTTATTAATTGATTTATACATTTTACTCCAGATATCTCGCGATTGGGTGCTTACTACCGAATCGTGTTTCCAAGGACAACCACGCGCCACTTGGATGGCTATATTTGGCGCCGTGCGTCTATCATCCAACGCACCTTGGACTCAGCGTCGTcgtattattggtttgataaaGAGTCCTGTAGAAGGCTCCACAGCGGCATTAATTCGACTTGAGACACCTGTTAACTTCTCCGATCACGTGCGCCCTATATGCCTACCCGATGAACTGCAGCGCAAACAGGATCAGCTAGCGAAACGTCGCGCTTTTGTACCCAAAGCTGAGCGTCTAGAGGGTAAACGTCCACAGCCGAAGGTACCGCCCACTCCTAGCGCTGTCCAACGTCATTTGGCAGAATCACAAAAGTTCTTCGTATCACCGGCGGTGGAACAGGATCCAGTTGATACGCACAGCGGTAGCAGCTCGGAAAGTGGAGAGGAATATTCACGTTATGATTTCGATCACTCTGAAGCGGCCGCCTCACAAATGCCGCATGCTGAAGCGCTGACCCAAACAGTAGAGCAACAATTCAATGAATATCCGTTGCCGGACAGTGCGCCACAAGTACATTATTACAGTGGTGCTGCATCATCTGCTGGCCGTTATGCGCCTGTGCCTGTGGCGACTGGCGGTGTCGGTGTTGCGTCAGGTCGAACGCCAATCGGAGGTGTGAATAGTAAAACATCAACGCCGCCGCCCAGAGTTGAAGAAATCTGGACAAATTGCAATACACTAGGCTGGTCTAGACAACGTGATCATCTGCAGCGAGTACAGCTGAAAATCGGTGATATGGCACCTTGCGAAAATATTTCCATAGCAACGGTAAACAGTATGTGCACCGAGGCGACATATCAGAAGCATGATTGCACGGTAAGtttgaaatcaataaattttaactgttaattgATTAGTTGTTTAAAACTCTCAAATGGTTGTTGTGCTTATAGCTAAATGTTGAAAGCGGGTGCGGGTTTAATAAACGGGAGGAAAATCTATTTCAAGTAGGGGTTCGAATAGTTTATGAagcctatatgtatgtaaataatgcaAATTATTGGGTGAGGACccgagtcgatttagccacgaCCGTCAGTGTGTTCGTCAGTGTGTCCTTTGCGCCCGtctttttctccccaagaagcgaAAAGCTGTAGAAGCTCTCGGAACGGCCAAACGaactgaacgatgaaaatcaagtctactactaaaagcgcaataaatccataactaattgcgccagagacattaaattttacttccgagatggtatgagaaggcTTTATGCGAGccgtgtgaaaattggacaatgggagTGGCATCGCCCCATTTTTGGTGCAATCCCATACCTCGGTAATGGGacttgtctccgagcacctggagaaacagaaaaaatatttagaggTACGCGATTATATTCTGTGCGAAACTccgtaaatctgcgacagagacatttgatatgatcaagcagatTACCTAGATTtagctttagcaagaagtgttGTGTTTCGGTGgtaccaggcctttttggagggccgggaagaagTCGATAataaatgagcaaatccaaagtaaaAATGATACTCATTGTCtgaaagtcctcaagagactcaaacgaaggttCAGTCGTGTCCGACAAgatatcgcagccgattggaagttgcaatACGACAACGCCTCGGCTCACACCGCTTTTGTTGTGAACAGCtatctaaccaaggccggcagccgccctacagctcAGATGTGGCCCTTGAACTTCTTTGTTTCTTTGCCTAAAAAGGCCAATGAAAGGGAAgaattttgagacgacagagcgGATAATGCATTCCGTAACGTTTTCAATGCTTGGGAATCCcgttggcagcgctgcatcgacgcagaaggagcctatttttttttaaagggttgtaacgattggttaaataaatttttttagatcgactcaatcctattactttccggacaaaccctgtaaaattgaaattcagacaaaATTTTTTCCTGGCAGTAGCATTTCTGTATATCAAAagtgggttgaatcgggtcaatacttctctgagCCCTATATATCTAATATACAGATATTCGAACTACTAGGTGCCTTTATACTGGATATATTGGGCAATACTTTAGTTATCTCAACGTGTTTAACTCATATCAGTAtatatttgtgcctaaaatagatacaattgggcgaaaacttgacctagcacTATTACTAGGATATTCGAACACccggctgactttgctccatataaTTGGTGATAGTATGTACGGTACCTAAATGAAACCcagagaaaacttttttagtatgtggcaatACTACCCCAACTGAATATGCCTCtggtttttttttgctgctcaaaaatgatattttatatttttttcattcgttaacattaaaattgagttatttaaagtttttataaaaatgtgagaaaaacAAAAGATTCTCACATTGTTACTCTAGGTTGCTGTTTAAAAGCTGAAATAGTTTAAGAGAAAATTCCCTTCAAAGTCAAAACATTTCtctgtaaaaattgtttttgttcactGTATAACTGAGCAAAAACTTGCATCTGTTTCCCAATGAAGTGCCAAACTTTGTACGCTTTTTGGTTCACCGAACGCAATTTGACTaacttttgtgaaattttattaagGGGTGCCTTTGTATGGGTATAGAAAGTttatttcacaggatatttaatGAAAAGACCATACGAAGTGCGAAATTAATTTGCAATTTCTATGACATTAAGGGTTTTTACCATATAGTCATGCTTAAACACTAAACAAATATCTCTTTAGGAAATACTGTAGAATGTAGAAGCATAATCGAAAAATGTTTGCCAGTttataagttaaatattttgtttttatttggtatAAGTTTTTTAACGTTGATATACaaaatgaagtgaaaaaaagttgatttacaaaaaataataataattaaataaaacacttaagcggtaaaaattattatatatataatatgtatagtgttataagtatgtacacaATAATTTGATTGCTTTGCTTGCTTGGTTGAGTATATGATTAAATCAgttcattaatttaaattaatttaataactaagaataaatatatactatatagtcgTATACAGtctgcaaaaatgaaaaaaaaaaatgtttgtggaaaaataaattttacaaacctTAATTCTAAATAATAATACACTAGTCATAGATTGCTAGGCTCTTTATCCTCCCGCTTATAGCCGCATAAAGCGCTTTACTTGCGCCAAAGGCTTCATTGTACGCTTTTTCAATTCACCCATTTGCAAACGCTTTTTCACGCGCTTCACAAATTCGCTACGCGGTGACTGTTTCTTCACATTAGCTTTCTGCTTCTTAGCGCTGTCATTTGCTAATTTGATAGCTGTTGTGGGATATTCGTAGATGAAACAATTCATACGATATACTGGTGTAAACTTCGATGCACATTGATCATCATCTTCACTAGCTGGGTTCtcacttttgttttttacttgaATATCACAACTctctattgttgtttttgcaacttCCTCTTGCGGTTGCGTTGACTGCAAGATGTCGACTGCACGATTGTAATCATAACGTATGTAGAAAACCCTGGTGGGGTTCGGGAATAGCGTGAGAAAGTAGTCGAACTGCAACTTATCAAAAATTCTGCCGTTTTCGGTGGAGATCAGCAGAGCTGTCTCATGCGAGGCGGGAATATTGAAGCGCTGAATAACTGGTGGGGAAATAAAAGTCAAATTTAGTAACATTATTGgatatttacatgtacatatatgtatatagataagtatatatgtagatacatggaagtatgcgtacatatgtattaataaatttcCGTTAGCTTTACTTACTCAACTTAATGATCTGTTCGTAACGATTTGTGGCCTCGTAATGTATGTTACTTATTTGCTTCCGATAGCAAACAATCAAACTGCCGCCCTCAACCATTTTTCCTACTTTCCAATCGaagtattattaatttaatttaatttgcgaATCTCTGGCCGTTATTCCATAAATAAAATACAGCTGTACGTGTGCTCACTTTAACGACTTGTTTTGTTTTGGCAGACAAGGAAAAGTTTCTGCTGTTCGTCCATACGCCAGGTGAACAACAGGGATGAGTTTGTAGGTAAACAATACGCTCTCGTTTCCAAATTGCATTGACTGTTCGCTCTCTCTCTTCATATTCTATTTGCCGCTAGAAGAATGCAGTTGCTTTGTGCGAACAATGTACAATCCTCCCTCAAAAATCGCAATAACGAAGTTTTTGTGCCTGCAAGACAGCCTGGAGTAATGTTTTCTTCATGGTACGTGCGCTTGGACTGGCGCTTATTTCGGAAATGAAAAGGTTGTAGCGGCAAAGTTTCAATTGATAGTAGATGGTGTGCAACAATTGAAACCAGCTCAACACTGTGAAAAATAAGTGACAAGAattgagttaaaattttttgtgaaagatttcatagaaaataataataggtctatatgaaagaaatttacaaaaataataattataacagtGCAACCAGTTCAGTCATTATTGGGAAAGATTTTTTCGAATATACCAGAGTCAAATTTGACTCAGattgacaaaaatatatacatacacacatacatatgtatgtcttcagtgaatttagttttcttttggtttcggcttatttttggagcgccattcgttagattgttggacagttttgATATCGGGTTTATAAACCCACGTCTCGTTATTCATTAATGATTTCTTTGATGTTGGGTTCTCAGCTACGTTATCAAGAATTTCTTTTGCGATCTCTGCTCAAGGTTAGTTTTGCAAAAGACTTGGGTCTTTTGCATccttttcaatttctgtttcttcaactttttcgatgtttgacttctttggaaattaatagattttttttactagCAAAAGACAAAAttagtattataattttttagtgaaaatcaCTTAAATACTTTTATGAACATTTTGCTACTTTCCTTAAAAGCATTTTTATCATCATTCTCAATTGCAATCCcgtacattttttcttattgtagCTATTATTATTTGCTCAGTGTAAAAAATTGTGTACTGACGTCATTGGTAATAAATTAACTCAATTCAATTGTTCGCAAGGCGAGTGCCAAAGTAAAAATTCATTCATCTCATCCAGCTGCATGCCACTGCCGCCAAGAAGCAATTGCTTTTGAGCACGTTCTATTCGGAACTCTCTTTTCGAATATCGCATTATCGCTCTCTGTGCTCGCCAGACATGTTGCTGCATGTTCATTCatggtgttttttgtttttgttttttctttcactgGCAGCCGTTACTATTACTGACATCTATGCATGCGTCATTAACACCTCACAAATGTTTGTAcatgtacatagtacatatttacatatgtatgtatgtatgtatgttcaaatgCACTCAACCATCACTGGTACAATAACAAGTAAAAACACAGCAACATGCaaatagctacatacatacataagtatgtacatatgtactcataCATACTCTTTATTCCCTGTCCTGCAGGTATTCCACTGCATGTACCTAAACTATTAttgttgaataaattttaatccTTAGTTACAACATGTATGGAGTTACCTGACAAGATATCTGGTAGGgttctgtgaaaattttcaaaacattgatcaattttattgcatttagtttatagtataataaataatattatattaaaaggacaactacatatgtatgtagttattcTAATAAAATGCTTTTCTCCCAATTTTTTAATGTgtcaaaaacattatttaaatt
This region includes:
- the LOC105222741 gene encoding uncharacterized protein LOC105222741 → MSDIYYCSNNKSKQKSSADGKSSSGEKSSKSGSANGVNNSNSNSNNNNNNTTRENNNVCGKHISNGKTNWNAKGVQSNPSGHRDSTGNGLNAQAQPQKVYHNARCARHHKPHHNHSHNSSNNNNSSNNTNSIANGNNNNNNNSNSNGVLANGATPNGLTDLCHHQLANPPAHGHGHNHTHTNGGGHRRKSESVLSTDSDIRFTRRKLGDSQKCGCAVIAGFLVALLVAGAFVYVGYTYFRPEPLPDRTFRGKFLVMNDKWSMELADQNSLRFNHKARDFRERINLIVKRSDLREAYEGSEILALDGTEDINEVVVHFNLIFDPYAGLVSTADLLALFAEEINEPNRKYFANMTVDPQSLTIKEVTGLIEEPIMSSSPLGGEDDTTEIITTTPKPPRRCEPLKLNYCRSIGYNITTYPNFLGHHSFEEVQADVIAFRELVDAECFREAFDFVCRLLQPPCDTHGSFEPTPGVMCREYCQLFMRGCGSRLPARFKRFFDCETFPESTGIQSCHHKPHCAHDLQNNAQSPRLCDGFVDCPDFSDERTCTFCTANSLYCGRGRACVPRKARCDGKADCPDGSDEKDCLAIAPLAADLLKPEPLVPYLPRFHSEGFAVFSEKGVVGKLCAEGLEADSKLIVRQTVAESLCKSLGYESVEIFEVRNDTEQVEDYVRVLDPHAPEISFIRTHCQKRQVLYVGCGELQCGVQSVLSPKQYLSLPKMSSPGDWPWLVALYREDIHVCDGTLISRDWVLTTESCFQGQPRATWMAIFGAVRLSSNAPWTQRRRIIGLIKSPVEGSTAALIRLETPVNFSDHVRPICLPDELQRKQDQLAKRRAFVPKAERLEGKRPQPKVPPTPSAVQRHLAESQKFFVSPAVEQDPVDTHSGSSSESGEEYSRYDFDHSEAAASQMPHAEALTQTVEQQFNEYPLPDSAPQVHYYSGAASSAGRYAPVPVATGGVGVASGRTPIGGVNSKTSTPPPRVEEIWTNCNTLGWSRQRDHLQRVQLKIGDMAPCENISIATVNSMCTEATYQKHDCTQEEYSGAPVQCLIPGTNQWALLGVSSWRIACGPSGVERPRMYDKITSNAAWIREILSAA
- the LOC105222739 gene encoding uncharacterized protein LOC105222739, whose protein sequence is MVEGGSLIVCYRKQISNIHYEATNRYEQIIKLIIQRFNIPASHETALLISTENGRIFDKLQFDYFLTLFPNPTRVFYIRYDYNRAVDILQSTQPQEEVAKTTIESCDIQVKNKSENPASEDDDQCASKFTPVYRMNCFIYEYPTTAIKLANDSAKKQKANVKKQSPRSEFVKRVKKRLQMGELKKRTMKPLAQVKRFMRL